The genome window taaagtcatgtgagaaatttatgtgcgcgTGAGTTTTATATGTGACATGAGTTTAGGTTCATATAAGATGTTTAAAGGACTAACATGTCGTTCTCGGTTTTAAAAAGTAGTATTGGACCATCAAACCTGCGCAATTAATAACAAAAGGGCATGGCGGCACTAGCTGATAAATCTATTACTCGACTTTGATAAGGACTCATCACTCAATCTACACCGAACCAAACCCTAGCTTATAAATATCGCTGATCATAGCTTGTGTTCATCCATACCCCAGCAATCGCAACTTGAACTTTTTCAAGCCTTTCTCCTTCTTGGGTTTCCTTCTGTTTCTTAAATTTTTCCAAGAAATTAACAAGGAAAATTAGAGTAAAATGGCGACTTCGCGCATAGCAAGGTTCATTACAGAGGTGGCTCCACCACAATATGTTAGTGTGATGAGGTGCAGGGCCTCTAAGATGTTAGATACAATCAATGAGGAGGATAGAGATGTCGGAAATGATATTGCAGCTTCAACTCCTAAATCACCTTCTTCCCTTTCTCCTTCCTTATCATCTGCCAGTGCTACTGCTACTAGTATTACTTCtactgttgctgctgctgctgtcggTGCGAGACGCTCCAGGTACTTGTTCAAAGAGGTTCAAACATCCTTCTCCGTCTTTGAAAGCTAAAAGCCATGCCTGCAGTCAGTTGTGAATTCCAACTCAGGAAATTGAGGAGCCTCCTCCAGCATATTTATTCCATTAAGTCTATCTTGTATATATCCCCCagttagagcaaccacaatggtaaaattttgttgggtcaacaaaaatgtatgatattttgtattttgttgatgtggttatattagaatacgtgttttgctgatgtggttgtattgagattttgtgttttggtataGTTTTGTTGGAGACAACATGGAGACATGGAATGttattggcctccatgttgggtgggaaggaataatatataagaatttatgttttgctgatgtgactataTTGTAATACGTGTTTGGCTTAACTTTTTGTATGATAGATGTGATATTTTTGTTGACCCAGTAAAAATGTCTTATTACATTTGCTCTAAATATATCTCAGTGATTGCGTGTGAGAGTTGAAACTTGACCATCTCAATCAAAATTTGTTTGTTGACAatattttaaaccctaaatcttaaatattaatttttttaaaaccgaGGATTCCTCAATCTAACATATTACACTACCAAACAATTAGGCAAGCTCCAAACTAGGGCCACTAACTCAATCCGCTCCATACTGATGATAAATATGGCCAAACACAAACTTGTACGGAGAGAATGAGACCGATACCCACAAAGAAGAGTTAAATCTAAAACAcatgcatatatttttttttaggcATTCAGTTTAgcctcatatatatattatatagtaacTCTCCATCTATATTCAtccacttattttattttatttttttgtaaccGCCAAGCCTTGATCCAAAGTGCACCGGTCCATGTCATTGAAGGAACAATAATGTAGTTGCATTATTGtttcaaaacataaataaataatgtagtTGCATTATTGTTAGGTTCTTGTCTATTTCATCCTTGATAGATTCCAACctagttgttgtttttttactaTCAATTATGGACATTATTTTATCGATCAACAGGATAAAATTCAATTGACGGCAAATAAAGAATAGAAAAGGACAAAACTTTTCAGGTAAACTTGTAATTAGAACCAGAGCTTGAAAGAGATATCTCTGAATAATCTTTGGGAATGTTTCCACATAAACGAAATCAATCAGCTTTTCAAATGTTTCCACGTATGTCTTactcagtcgattgtcaattaaatcacCTCTTATTGATTAAATCAACTATTTGTGAATAAATATTATCACATGCACCAACTATACGCACCAATTTTGCGCGTTTGAAATCTAATGAATGTAATAAAGCACAATAAATGAGAACCACACATTTACAATGAAACCCACTGTATCCATTATTAAAAGACAAGTATACAAAGTTAATGTGTATAATTGGTGGATTTGAGGGCTCCCCAATtccttagagtctacaattcatatccaatgatgaagaaaaaatcatataaattttaaaaatgaaaaaacaaaaatgtgatgtgagaaatcattggatttcaattataaactctacaatttgaaactaattgcggagccCTCTAATTTATAATTGGTGTGCATGTGAGAAATCGATTATTGGTCCATAAGATaatgatgaaaattttataaGTTATCATTAAAGACTACGGTTAGGTAAAAGACAATGGTGGAAATTTTGAAAGTAATGATTAATTAAATCCGAACCACAAAATCATATTCGGGTCCAAATCAACCATTCAGGTTGAACTTTCTCTCCAATCTAATCTCAATCGAGATTTCTGCAATTAAGAAGGAAATATTTTCCATTTCCGTCACAGATTTATCCGACTTCATGAGGTTCTTTTGCGATTCAACGGTCACGTTCGCTCCGTCATCGCACGCGGAGTTTCCTTTTATCGATCAGCCTTGATTTTGTTTCCTAATTTTTGGTTGAAGCTCTTGATTTGTATAAGTTTGGAACGGAATTTGGTTGTGAAGATGAGGGTAATCAAGTCCCAGGTATGGCAGCCGTGCAAGAAGAAGAGATTTTGATCGATAGTGATTAAATATAACAGATATACTAAAGCCAAGATTTGAGAGGAATTGATCGGTAATGGCGTCTCGTTCGAGCAATACCACAGGGAGCAGGACACGTGTGGGGAAGTACGAGCTGGGAAGGACACTGGGAGAAGGGACCTTTGCCAAGGTCAAATTCGCTCGCAACTGCGATACTGAAGAGCATGTCGCAATCAAGATTCTCGATAAAGAGAAACTCCTCAAGCACAAGATGATCACCCAGGTGATTCACTGTCAAATTGTTTAATTAGGATTCAGAACATTTTGAATGATCGGGAGAGCTTTTAATTCCCTTGAGGGAATAAGAATAAAAACAAATCTGAATTGTGATTGAGCTTTTATTGGAACTAAGAATATACTGATCAATATGTTTTTTGATTAGTGTTTTTGAACTAGATGCTTTTCCACTAAGTTTACAATGATTCTATTTGAAGTTAAAGTTCTATGTAATTGATGTCATGCTGTTTGGTTGTTTTGGGAAAATAGGGTGATGTGGTTTGTCTTTCAAGGAAAAGGTAGGTTAAATAATTTTAGGAGGTGACTTGAGTTTATTACCACAATATTATTTGGTTCAGTCAACTGGAATGACATA of Tripterygium wilfordii isolate XIE 37 chromosome 13, ASM1340144v1, whole genome shotgun sequence contains these proteins:
- the LOC120013048 gene encoding uncharacterized protein LOC120013048, whose protein sequence is MATSRIARFITEVAPPQYVSVMRCRASKMLDTINEEDRDVGNDIAASTPKSPSSLSPSLSSASATATSITSTVAAAAVGARRSRYLFKEVQTSFSVFES